DNA from Terriglobales bacterium:
CCTCAAGCTGGGCAAGAAGGTGGGCACGGTCAGCGAAGACGCCAAGATGCCCATCCTGCAGCAGGTCACCGAGATCATCGTGCTGGAGATCCAGAAGACCTTTGACTTCTTCCGGGCCACGGCTTCGGGCGAGCACATCGAGCGCCTGTACGTGGCGGGCGGTTCTTCCAAGGTTCCCGGGCTGGTAGAGGCCTTGCGCCAGGAGTTCAGCCTGCCGGTCGAGGTCCTGAACCCCTTCCAACGGATCAACCCCGGGGTGGGGGGAGAGCTGGTGGAGCAGAACGCGGGACAACTCGCGGTGGCGGTGGGATTGGCCCTGAGGAGTTTTGAAATATGATCCGAATCAACCTTTCCGGAGCCGCAAGACCGAAGGGTAAGCGCGCGGCCGCTGCGGCGCCCGAGTTCGCAGGCGAGGGTCCCAGCTCGGTCGTCTTCATTCTCATCGGGGTGGTGCTTGCCGTGGCCATCAACGGCGGGTTGTGGTGGTACCTCGATGGCCAGAGCAAGAGGCTGGACGCGAAAATGGCGACCGCCAACAAGGAATACGACGCGCTGCAGGCTACCAAGCAGCGCGTGGACCAGAAGCAGAAGCTGGCGGACGACATCAGGCGCCGCACCGACGTCATCGACAAGCTGCGCAAAGAGCAGTCGGGGCCGGTGGAACTGCTGAGCATGGTGGGCGATACGGTCAACAGCACCGATGCCATCTGGCTGGCCACCATGAAGGATGATGGCAGCAACCTCAACCTGGAAGGCGTGGCCTTCAGCCCGCACGCGGTGGCCAACCTGATGGCCAATCTGAAGCGCACCGGCTACTTCCGGTCGGTGGAACTGAAAGAGGCCATCCAGGACGAGACGGTGAAGGACATGCAGGCATTCAATTTCACCATCATCTGCGAGAAGAAGCCGAAATCGTAGGCAGGGGGACGAAGACATATGTCGCCGGGCAGAAAATTCGGAATCACCATCGGCGCGGTGCTGGTAATCACGCTGGTGCTCGGCTTCCTCGTGCTCAAGCCGATGTATGACGAGAACGGGCGGAAGGAAACCAGCCTGAAGGCTCGGCTGGCGGAGATCGAGCAGTTGCGCCCGCTGGTGGCCAAAGAAAGGGATCTGGACACCAACATCGAGCAGCTGAAGGTTCAGCTGGAGCGTCAGCGCACCGTGGTGCCTGACGAGAAGCAGGCCGACCAGTTCATGCACGTCCTGCAGGAGCAGGCATCGGCCGCGGGGATCGAGATCCGGCGCTACACCGCCAAGCCGGTGGCCACGCGCGATTACTACACCGAGGTCCCCTTCGAGATCGATATTGACGGGCCGTACTACGGGGTGGTGAGCTTCTTCCAAAAAGTGGCCCATCTGGAGCGCATCATCAACATCGGCAACCTGCAGATGGCGACGCCGGTGCGGCAATCCGACGCCAAGACCAAGAAGAAGTACAACTATGCCCCCGGGGAGAGTGTCGTCGCCAGCTTCACCGCGACCACCTTCTTCAGCCGGACGCCCGAAGCGGCCCCGGCAGCGCCCCCGGCGCCGGCCAAGAAGTAGGGAGGCGAGGGAACGGGATGATGATGAACGCGAAACGACAGATCGCAGTCCTGCTAGTGATGGCGAGCGCCGCCTGGGTACAGGCGAGCGTTGCCCAGAAGCCGGCCCCGAACACCACGCCGGCGGCGGCCAAGCCCAAGGTGGCGGTCAGCAAGCCGACGGCCCACGAGTCGGCTCCCGCCCAGGCGCAGAGCAAGCCCGCCGCGCCCACGGGCAAGCGCGATCCGTTTGTGAGCCTGGCGGTGATGCGGGCCCAGCAGATTGGCGGCGCCTGTGGTACCGGCAAGCGCTGCCTGGTGATCGACCAGGTCGACCTGAAGGGTGTGGTCAAGACCCCCAGAGGCATGATCGCGATGGTGGAGAATCCGGCCAAGAAGGCCTACTTCCTGCGCGAGAACGACCCCGTCTTTAACGGATTTGTGCTGAAGATCACCGGAGATTCCGTGATCTTCAAAGAGACTTCGGTGGACAACCAGGGACGCACCCAGACGCGCGAAGTAGTCAAGCGGGTCAGCGCGCCGGTGGTGTGACTTGGGAATGGGCCGAGTTGAGGGCAAGGAAATCTTGAGCGGTCATTCAAGGCCGCGCACGTTACGGGCAAACGGGCCGGGGCGTGAGGAGAAAACCATGATGAGGGCAAAGCAACTGCTGAAGATTCTGCTGCCGCTGGTGGCGCTGACCGTGATGGCGGTGGCCGCCGAGCCGCAATTGGCGGAGGTCACGGCCGTCGCCCAGGACGGAGCCTCGCTGGTCACCATCCGCGCCACCGGCGCGTTCACGCACACCGAGTATCGTCCGGCGGAGAATCTGCTGCTGGTCGATCTGGCGGGCGTGACTGCCGGGAAGCTGGAGGGCACGGAGCGCAAGCTCCAGGTCCCCGGCGTCAGCGGCTATCGGGTGGTGGGCTACAAGGGTTCGAGCGGCGCGGCAGTTGTCCGCGTGGAGCTGACCTTGGCCCCCAACGCCGGCATCAGCCTGAGCGAAGAGACCAACGCGCTGCTGGTGCAGGTCACCGGCGCAGGCGCGGCGCCCGCGAAGGCAGCGGCCGCTTCTTCCTCCGCCAAGGACGCCCCCAAACCCGTGGCCGGCAAGTCGGTCCTCATCCAGGACGTCTCCGTGGTTCGCGGCCAGGACGGAATGAACGTGGAGATTCGCGGCAGCGGGCCCATGCAGTCCAAGGTCATGAAGCTCACCAATCCTGACCGTTTGGTGGTCGACGTGACGGGCACGCCCGTCGGCAAGGGACGTGAGATCGCGGTTCACGACGCTCAGGTCAAGTCAGTGCGCATGTCGCACTTCCAGAAGAATCCTGCCGTGACCCGGGTGGTGGTGGATCTGGAGTCCGCGCAGGACTATCAGTTGGTGCCGGAAGGCAACAAGCTGGTCCTGAAGCTGCACGCACCCGCGAACGCGGCCCCGGCCCCGGCAGTTGCCGAAACTGCGCCGGCCGCCTCTGCAACCGCTCCCGCAACCCCGCCGACCAAGATGGTGGCGCAGGATTTCGTGGTGATCGAGCCCAAGGATCCGACCCAGGCCAAGAGCGAACCGGCCGCCGAGGAGATCCGTCCGGGAGAACGCGCCGCGGACGCCGCGACCCGGTTCTCCAAGCCGGAGAACACTCTGGCCGCGACCAACCTGCCGCAGCCGGCGAACGCCTCGCTGCAACCGCAGCCCACGGTCAATCTGGCGCTGCAGCAACAGCAGCAGATGGCGCAGGTGGGCGGGAGCAGCATGCCCGCCAAGCCGCGCTACACCGGCGAGCCCATTTCTCTCAACCTGAAGGACGCCGACCTCAAGGACTTTTTCCGCCTGATCCATGAGATCAGCGGCTTGAACGTGGTCCTGGATCCCAACGTCAAGGGTTCGATCACCATCGTGCTCGACGATGTGCCTTGGGACCAGGCGCTGGATATCGTGCTCAAGAACAACAACCTGGAGCGCGAGCTGGACGGCAACGTCCTGCGCATCGCCACCGTGGAAACCCTGCGCAAG
Protein-coding regions in this window:
- a CDS encoding PilN domain-containing protein; its protein translation is MIRINLSGAARPKGKRAAAAAPEFAGEGPSSVVFILIGVVLAVAINGGLWWYLDGQSKRLDAKMATANKEYDALQATKQRVDQKQKLADDIRRRTDVIDKLRKEQSGPVELLSMVGDTVNSTDAIWLATMKDDGSNLNLEGVAFSPHAVANLMANLKRTGYFRSVELKEAIQDETVKDMQAFNFTIICEKKPKS
- the pilO gene encoding type 4a pilus biogenesis protein PilO, giving the protein MSPGRKFGITIGAVLVITLVLGFLVLKPMYDENGRKETSLKARLAEIEQLRPLVAKERDLDTNIEQLKVQLERQRTVVPDEKQADQFMHVLQEQASAAGIEIRRYTAKPVATRDYYTEVPFEIDIDGPYYGVVSFFQKVAHLERIINIGNLQMATPVRQSDAKTKKKYNYAPGESVVASFTATTFFSRTPEAAPAAPPAPAKK
- the pilQ gene encoding type IV pilus secretin PilQ, translating into MMRAKQLLKILLPLVALTVMAVAAEPQLAEVTAVAQDGASLVTIRATGAFTHTEYRPAENLLLVDLAGVTAGKLEGTERKLQVPGVSGYRVVGYKGSSGAAVVRVELTLAPNAGISLSEETNALLVQVTGAGAAPAKAAAASSSAKDAPKPVAGKSVLIQDVSVVRGQDGMNVEIRGSGPMQSKVMKLTNPDRLVVDVTGTPVGKGREIAVHDAQVKSVRMSHFQKNPAVTRVVVDLESAQDYQLVPEGNKLVLKLHAPANAAPAPAVAETAPAASATAPATPPTKMVAQDFVVIEPKDPTQAKSEPAAEEIRPGERAADAATRFSKPENTLAATNLPQPANASLQPQPTVNLALQQQQQMAQVGGSSMPAKPRYTGEPISLNLKDADLKDFFRLIHEISGLNVVLDPNVKGSITIVLDDVPWDQALDIVLKNNNLERELDGNVLRIATVETLRKEAEGRKAQTEARDLAANKVIITRYLSYARANDLMPIIKKFLTSRGDVVADPRTNALIIQDIPNVLPGVEQRIRDLDLKTPQVEIEARVVSATRNFARDIGTQLGFGWNNRVTSLGGTNNIAAITPTVFNGGPGFLNLGGAGIPLFSNLPVIGPTSALGIATGASQTYRLDFALTMAESRGLLKILSRPRVVTQNNVKAEVKQGVRLPIVTQAQLSGPPTVTYVEAVLRLTVTPQITVENTIFLNIELQNDTADFTNAIQGNPSILTQSETTQVLVTDGGTVVIGGVIQTQNQVSVTQVPLLGDIPVFGNLFKHRKVSTTTQELIFFITPKIIQT